One region of Fragaria vesca subsp. vesca linkage group LG4, FraVesHawaii_1.0, whole genome shotgun sequence genomic DNA includes:
- the LOC101302452 gene encoding MADS-box protein ZMM17-like, translated as MGRVKLKIKRLENTNGRQATYAKRKHGIMKKANELSILCDIDIVLLMFSPTGKPSLCSGKRSIEEVIAKFSQLTPQERAKRKLESLEALKKTFRKLDHDVNIQEFLGTSSQTVEDLSNRSRLLQTQISEIEKRLSCWTNPDKVNSVDQLGQMEDSIRESLNQIRTHKENLQKQQLMSLECTSQFQNGLHIPFSMSTEHQLQPMPWIPSNENRHIVLPEDPTLLPHRDMECSASSSFGSYSGYLGTGKSPEISNSGQENGILNELSRTAPLRVQLGGQFSSYLPYNLNMLTDTKFQQPAEMSPQENPVEYHVNGSFEAPRPDFFATQHSWASTSGPCAVTMFDEHLFSQVSLYLDFAVIFACFDLNFNLLLHCND; from the exons ATGGGAAGGGTAAAGCTAAAGATTAAGAGGTTGGAGAATACAAATGGGCGTCAAGCAACTTATGCGAAAAGGAAGCATGGGATCATGAAGAAGGCTAATGAATTATCCATACTATGTGATATAGACATTGTCCTTCTTATGTTTTCGCCCACTGGGAAGCCTTCTTTATGCAGTGGAAAACGCAG CATTGAAGAGGTTATAGCAAAGTTTTCTCAACTAACTCCACAAGAAAGAGCTAAAAG GAAACTGGAAAGCCTCGAA GCACTGAAGAAAACATTCAGGAAGTTGGACCATGATGTGAACATACAAGAATTTTTGGGTACAAG TTCTCAAACAGTCGAG GACTTGAGTAACCGATCTAGGTTGCTGCAAACCCAAATTTCCGAAATAGAGAAGAGATTAAG CTGTTGGACGAACCCTGATAAGGTCAACAGTGTAGATCAATTGGGGCAAATGGAAGATTCAATTAGAGAATCGCTTAACCAGATTCGAACACATAAG GAAAATTTACAAAAACAACAACTAATGTCATTAGAATGCACCAGTCAG TTCCAAAATGGATTACATATACCCTTCAGCATGAGTACTGAGCATCAGCTCCAGCCTATGCCATGGATTCCTAGTAATGAAAACCGGCACATCGTTTTACCAGAGGACCCGACGTTGCTTCCTCATAG GGACATGGAATGTTCTGCAAGTTCCTCCTTTGGCAGTTATTCTGGTTACCTTGGGACAGGAAAAAGTCCAGAGATTTCCAACTCTGGTCAGGAAAACGGTATTCTAAACGAGTTAAGCAGAACTGCACCACTGAGGGTACAGCTGGGAGGGCAGTTTTCCTCCTACCTTCCATACAATCTCAATATGTTGACCGATACAAAATTCCAACAACCCGCAGAAATGAGTCCTCAAGAAAACCCTGTGGAATATCATGTTAATGGAAGCTTTGAAGCTCCTAGACCTGATTTTTTCGCTACCCAGCATAGCTGGGCATCTACATCTGGTCCCTGTGCTGTTACTATGTTTGACGAGCATTTATTTTCCCAGGTCAGTTTATATCTGGATTTCGCAGTTATATTTGCATGCTTCGATTTGAATTTTAACCTCCTGCTACACTGCAATGACTGA
- the LOC101302749 gene encoding uncharacterized protein LOC101302749, with product MTLRPHTLFLPQASLTPSPKPSFTPKPHSNSFTPILNSPNYPSLSLHSPTDSGLLFREKLVYLETHLNVNPQKALLKNPDFRSCPLSSIISVEHCLSSMGIERSAMGRILDMHPELLTADPHLRLYPVFDFLLHDARIPFPDIRKSVVRCPRLLVCDVTTQLRPALLFLTQLGLRVTCQTTVLLVSSVKGTLVPKIEYLESLGLGHADVVNMVIRSPALLTLSIRNNFVPKVEYLLGEMKRDVKELKRFPQYFSFSLEGKIKPRHRLLVEHGFSLPLREMLRVSDGEFNAMLIEMRLDRRGL from the coding sequence ATGACACTCCGACCTCACACTCTCTTCCTCCCTCAAGCCTCCCTAACCCCATCTCCTAAACCCTCCTTCACCCCCAAACCCCACTCCAACTCCTTCACCCCAATTCTCAATTCCCCAAACTACCCCTCCCTCTCCCTCCACTCCCCCACCGACTCCGGCCTCCTCTTCCGCGAAAAGCTCGTCTACCTCGAAACCCACCTCAACGTAAATCCCCAAAAAGCCCTCCTCAAAAACCCCGACTTCCGCTCCTGCCCCCTCTCCTCCATCATCTCCGTCGAGCACTGCCTCTCCTCCATGGGCATCGAGCGCTCCGCCATGGGCCGCATCCTCGACATGCACCCGGAGCTCCTCACCGCCGACCCCCACCTCCGCCTCTACCCCGTCTTCGACTTCCTCCTCCACGACGCCCGCATCCCCTTCCCCGATATCCGCAAGTCCGTCGTCCGCTGCCCCCGCCTCCTCGTATGTGACGTCACCACCCAGCTCCGCCCCGCGTTGCTCTTCCTCACCCAGCTCGGCTTGCGCGTCACCTGCCAGACCACGGTTTTATTAGTCTCGAGCGTGAAGGGCACGCTCGTTCCGAAGATTGAGTATTTGGAGAGCCTGGGGTTGGGTCATGCGGATGTTGTTAATATGGTGATAAGGTCGCCGGCGCTGTTGACGCTTAGTATACGGAATAATTTCGTGCCGAAGGTGGAGTATTTGTTGGGGGAGATGAAGAGGGATGTGAAGGAGCTGAAGAGGTTTCCGCAGTACTTTTCGTTTAGTTTGGAGGGGAAGATCAAGCCAAGGCATAGGTTGTTGGTTGAGCACGGGTTTTCGCTTCCGTTGAGGGAGATGTTGAGGGTTAGTGACGGCGAGTTTAATGCTATGTTGATTGAGATGCGGTTGGATCGCAGGGGGTTGTAG